One segment of Streptomyces bathyalis DNA contains the following:
- a CDS encoding DUF3492 domain-containing protein, with translation MRIALLTEGGYPYARGEAVVWCDRLLRGLGGHEFEVYALSRSARQESGRRCELPGNVRRLHTAALWGAAAGRGSAEARAGSSGSYGRRERRRFEECFGELAAAVCGAGRGGGGVPTGDEAADGLLADRFAAGLYGLAELARDCGTGLRAALRSEPAVRILQSACRAPGTLRAVHSARVRDLLAVSERLERALRPLSLDWYGDGQEDEADGCGRGLAGVDVCHAVGGGPAALPGLLAKRFFGTPLLITEYGVRVREHYLASAADAVAPAAAGAAVRALLGSFQRQLAREAYTQAQLITPGNIHARRWQERCGAPRGKLRTVYPGMDAAPFAELGEEAGRPRSEVTTARKAKVEVRSGASGAGTRRAADGATLVWAGRIEPSKDLIGLLHAFADVRQAVPGARLRIVTTAPAHGNEAREYESRCRALAAQLFPDEAADSVAVGENPVSFEELGTPSVPTAADAYGAGCVVVLSSSVEGFPVPLVEAMFSGRATVSTDVGAVCEVIGGTGLVVPSRNPRALADSCIALLRDPERRERLGAAARARALELFTVEQNVAAFRAIYLELMSRWPVGAGNAVGSAAAGEAEEPLPFSRPPESHVPGRWAAGTAGPGGSHAGRPVPGVRAPVALVPLMLSAAAGRPALLSAAHAGSEDPRGEGR, from the coding sequence GTGCGCATCGCATTGCTTACGGAGGGTGGTTATCCCTATGCACGCGGTGAGGCGGTCGTCTGGTGCGACCGGCTGCTGCGAGGTCTCGGCGGGCACGAGTTCGAGGTGTACGCGCTCAGCCGCAGCGCCCGGCAGGAGAGCGGGCGCCGGTGTGAACTGCCGGGCAACGTACGCCGGTTGCACACGGCGGCGCTGTGGGGCGCCGCCGCGGGCAGAGGGTCAGCCGAGGCGCGGGCGGGCTCGTCCGGCTCGTACGGACGGCGGGAGAGACGGCGCTTCGAGGAGTGCTTCGGCGAGCTGGCCGCCGCCGTGTGCGGAGCCGGGCGCGGCGGGGGAGGCGTCCCCACGGGCGATGAGGCCGCGGACGGCCTGCTGGCGGACCGTTTCGCCGCAGGTCTCTACGGCCTCGCCGAGCTGGCCCGCGATTGCGGCACCGGGCTCCGCGCCGCGCTCCGCTCCGAACCGGCCGTCCGCATCCTGCAGTCCGCCTGCCGCGCGCCGGGAACGCTCCGCGCCGTGCATTCCGCGCGGGTCAGGGATCTGCTCGCGGTCTCCGAGAGGCTGGAGCGCGCACTGCGTCCGCTCTCCCTCGACTGGTACGGAGACGGGCAGGAAGACGAGGCGGACGGATGCGGTCGGGGTCTGGCGGGCGTCGACGTCTGCCACGCGGTCGGCGGCGGCCCCGCGGCGCTTCCGGGCCTCCTGGCGAAGCGATTCTTCGGAACGCCCCTGCTGATCACCGAGTACGGCGTGCGGGTCCGCGAGCACTATCTCGCCAGCGCCGCGGACGCGGTCGCGCCGGCCGCCGCCGGAGCAGCCGTGCGAGCGCTTCTCGGCTCGTTCCAGCGGCAGTTGGCGCGCGAGGCGTACACGCAGGCGCAGCTGATCACGCCGGGGAACATCCACGCCCGCCGCTGGCAGGAGCGCTGCGGCGCGCCCCGCGGGAAGCTGCGCACGGTCTATCCGGGCATGGATGCCGCGCCCTTCGCCGAACTCGGCGAGGAGGCGGGCAGACCGCGCAGCGAGGTGACCACGGCCCGGAAGGCCAAAGTCGAGGTGCGCTCCGGCGCCTCCGGAGCCGGAACACGGCGTGCCGCGGATGGCGCCACGCTCGTGTGGGCGGGACGCATCGAGCCGTCCAAGGACCTGATCGGCCTGCTCCACGCCTTCGCCGACGTGCGGCAGGCCGTCCCCGGGGCACGGCTGCGCATCGTCACCACCGCGCCCGCTCACGGCAACGAGGCACGCGAGTACGAGTCGAGGTGCCGGGCGCTGGCCGCGCAGCTCTTCCCGGACGAGGCGGCCGACTCCGTCGCCGTCGGCGAGAACCCCGTCTCCTTCGAGGAGTTGGGCACCCCCTCGGTGCCGACAGCGGCCGACGCGTACGGCGCCGGATGCGTCGTGGTGCTCTCCAGCTCCGTCGAGGGCTTCCCCGTCCCGCTGGTCGAGGCCATGTTCAGCGGGCGTGCCACCGTCTCGACGGACGTGGGTGCCGTCTGCGAGGTCATCGGCGGCACCGGTCTCGTCGTACCGTCGCGCAACCCGCGTGCGCTGGCGGACAGTTGCATCGCCCTGCTGCGCGATCCGGAGCGGCGGGAGCGGCTGGGAGCCGCCGCGCGTGCCCGCGCCCTCGAACTCTTCACGGTCGAGCAGAACGTCGCGGCGTTCCGCGCCATCTACCTGGAGCTGATGTCCAGGTGGCCCGTCGGCGCCGGAAACGCCGTTGGTTCGGCCGCGGCCGGCGAGGCCGAGGAGCCGCTGCCCTTCTCGCGGCCCCCCGAGTCCCATGTGCCGGGCCGCTGGGCCGCGGGCACGGCCGGACCGGGTGGCAGCCACGCGGGGCGGCCCGTGCCGGGTGTCCGCGCACCGGTGGCCCTGGTGCCGCTCATGCTCTCCGCGGCGGCGGGCCGTCCGGCCCTTCTCTCCGCAGCACATGCGGGTTCGGAAGACCCGAGGGGTGAGGGCAGATGA